AGTGTCGGATTACCCGTTGTCCCGTTTCAATATGGTCTGTCTTTGTTTGTCTGTCTGTCAAAATGGTTTACTTTTTTTGTTTGTCCGTCCGTTACTGTCAGGTTGCACGGTCGTCTGTTACGCTTGCTGCTAACGTTTTCGCGGTTTGCCTTGTTTGGAGTTTGAAACAATGTCTACCGAAATGTTAGTTTAAAGATACTATGTTGCTAGGCATTTGCAAAGAAAAAATTGAAAAATTGTCTGCCGATTTTGCAAATGCTTTGATGTCCGCCCAAATAAGGCAAACCGTGTGTTAGGTGTTAGCCAAAAACATTTATATTAATATCGCTCCAACTTCGCTGTCATAAGTGATAACCGACTTTTATAGTAGGAAATAAACTATATTGAGTGCTATATTTACTTACATAGTTTGTAGGAACAGATAAGTAATAATAAGTATTGTAATTAAAAACACTATAATTTGAAATGTCACCTTTAATAGATTCTTTGACTGCATATGATTTTTGAGTCCTCAGTGTTTCAACAAAAATGTCACTACCAACTGAAATTTTAGAGGTAATTCTAAAATTTAGAGTTAAACCGAAACCGATACCATAGGCTTTGATTTCTCTGTCCATAAGAAAGGTAATTTCCTTGATTGGTCCGTAATCAGTGCTAAGTTGTTCATACCAATAGTCTTCTTTATTTTTAAAATATAGGTCTTTGTACACAACAGATATGTTACCCGACATTCTAAAGTATTTACGGTTAATGAAATTGTATTTCATTAAGTAATTTAATCGAAACCCTTTGTCGTACTTATAATAGGTGGCATCAGGGCTAAATACCTTAAAGAAAAACATAAATTCATGTGATAACCTTTTTTTATAAATATGTTCAATACCAAGGGAAATGTCTCCGGCTAAAAGGTTTGATGGATATGAATTTATTATAAATTGATTCTTTCGTAAACTATCTTGTCCATGAACAATTAACAAGAAGCAATTTAATAAAATAATAGTCGCGACTATTTTCCTCATATTTTCAATAACGAATTTACTAGGGTTTTATTGTCTAAATTAAAGCAACTTGTTTAAAATGATTTGTCTACGGAGCGGTCGCTTTGGTTACACCTAACGTTTTGGAGCTTTGCCTAGTGCGGTTTGAAACATTGTCTGCCGAAATATTACTGACAAAGAAAAATGCTTAATGGACTTTTGCAAAGAAAAATAAATGTCCTTCGCGAAGCGACCTTGTTTGCAAAAGCTTTGTTGTCTGCCCGCATTAGGCAAAGGTGCTGTTATGGGCTGGTTTTTTTAATCTTTATTTGTAGCGTGTTTAATTTTTGTGAGTTCTTTGTCGAATGTAAAATCCGTTGTTCCTAAAACAATTGCACCTAACTTGTTTTTTGCTCGATATTTATGTGACATTTTCCAACCATTAAATTCACCTACATATTCCTTTTCTTTTTCTTCATATAATTTTTTAGTTTCTTCTTCAATTTCTTTGCAGATTTTTATACTATCTTGAATTTTTGGGTTTTCTTCCATTATATCTTTCATCTTCAATTCAAATTCTCTATTATGAGCAAAGTCTTGCTTTTTTGTTAATTCTTGGCCTTCAGGAGAAAAATAAAAATTTGAAAATGTACTATCTAGATTACTAAACTCTACGGATTCATAACTTGATGCGTCATTAAGGTTTTTAGATAAATAATCTTTGATTATTTTTTGTGCTTTTTTTTCAGTTGAGTTACACGATACAAAGATTAAAACTAAACCTATCGTTGATATATAAATTATTTTTTTCATATTCTATTTTGTTTTATATGTTATTACCTATTCAATCAATATTAAGAGTTATTATCTTCAAAGTCAATTTGTCGCCATTCAAAAGCCCAATCAATTTCTTGTATAATTTTGATGATGTCAGAATACAGTAATGGTTCTGTTGTGTTTTTTGCTTCAACAAATATTGGCTCTTGAGTACGTCTCTTGAATGCAATAAAAGCAATTTTGTCAGATTTGGGTGCTCTAATACCGTGATAATTCTGATGTCCAAGACTACTTGCTATTTCCTTAATTGAACCAGAGATTGCTGGCTCTTCATTTAATGGTGTTAGATTTTTATTTGTTATTGTATAAAAACCTGATTTACTTAGATTTGTTTCTTTTTTGTCGGATTTAAAGATGTCGAATAGTCCCATTAGTTTTATGTTTTAGTTGATTGATGAATTGTCTACGGTTATTTTTCTAAACTTGCCCATAACGTTTTCGCGGTTTGCTTCGGCCGTTTTGAAACCGTTGACTACCGAAATGTTTAAATAAAGATACTATGTTGCTATGCAATTGCAAAGCAAAAAATTAAAAAACTTTCTACCGATTTTGCAATTGCTTTGATGTCTGCAAGGCTGGAGCAAACCGTGTGTTACCTTCCAGTGCGCCACATTTAGCCTGAACTATGTTGTCTACGAAGCAGGTCTGCCCGAAACAAAAGAACGGATGCTTGTTAGTTGCCTGTTCTAAAGTCTAGGCAGTTACGCGTCTACCGTAATGTTTGTTTGGAACATAGTTTTTAGTTTTTTTTCTGTGCGTTGGCGAATGCGGTTTGGAAAACCGCTTGTTCTATTACGTTTAGTGAGTTGGGGGAGGAAATTTTGCAAGCTTATAGTGCAACAACTAAAATTATTGCCTTTGAAAATAAGTTGCAATATGTGCTTGCAAAATGTGGGGAGGCTTTCACACAGGTCGGCTTATGCAGTTTGGTTGTCTAAGCGGCTTGGTTGGTCTCTGCGGTTAGGTCTACAGTTTTTACAGCGGTGAGTTTTGAAATGTTAGCGGCTAGTTCTGAAAAGTAAGCGGAGAGTTCTAAAATGTCAGCGGCTAGTTTTGAAATATTAGCGGTGTCCTCTAAAAAGTTAGCGACAAGTTTTAATTTGTAAGCGGTGAGTTCTGAAAAGTTAGCGGCATCCTCTAAAATATTAGCGGTAAGTTTTGAAATGTTAGCGACGAGTTCTAAAATGTATGCGGCTTACTATGAAATGTAAGCGGTAATTTCTACAAAGTTTTTACAAAGGTGTAACCAGTTATTTGCCAAAACTAACCAGTTGTAAAGTGTCTCCTGTTAAAGGCTGTTAAATGCCAATACTTAGCAACAGTTTTGCATTATAGTTTTCAAATAACAAAAAGATTATGCCACCTAAGTTTTAAATAATTATTCGAATTCTTTTTTTCCTTGTTTGTTTTCTTAAAGCAAAACAAAATATCGAACAAATAAATTAATAGTTAAAAAATAGAAATAATGGGAACTTATATAGAAACTGGTCATACAAAAAACGTAGCTAACTTTGACCATTTAATAACATTCATACAATCATATGGTGCAAACTATTCACCGTCGAACACAAGTATAACTTTAGCAAACTTACAAATTGCTTCTACCAACGGACAAACTGCCTTAACGAATGTTAAGAATGAATTCAACAGTTGGAAAAATGCAACTAACGGTCGTGAGATTGCTTTTGACCCTTTAAAAGGATTAGCAACACAATTATTAAATACTTTAATTGCAATTGGTGCTAATGAACAAACGATAAAGGACTTCAAAACAATTAATGCAAAAGTGCAAGGTTCTAAGTTAACAAAAGCAGATGCGGGAATAGCTGATGAAGCTTCAAGTGCGAGAGTTGATGGCTCTAAATTAACTAAAGCTGATTCTGGATTAACAGATGACAGCACGGCTAAATTGGCAATGCCTAGCAAAAAATCAATTTCGGCTTCGCAACAAAGTTATGATAACTTGATAGATCATTACGATAAGTTGATTAAACTATTGGCAAGTGTGCCGACGTATACGCCAACAGAAAACAGTTTAAAAGTAACAACATTAAACACAATGTTAGCGAACTTAAAAGCTGCGAATACTTTAGCGTATAATAAAGTAGTGAGCGTAAGTAATGCCAGAATTGCCCGAAACAAAGTGCTTTATGAAAACCCTGATGCTTTGGTAACATTGGCGAAATTAGTAAAGGCTTATATTAAAGGTAAGTTTGGTGCTAAAAGTCCTGAGTTTGCTCAAGTAAGTGCTTTAAAATTCACCATGATTAAAGCAGGAAAATAATCGAAAGATTATAGTTTCTCTTAAATTAAAAATCCGACTTCAATTGAGGTCGGATTTTTTGTTGTTAGAATTTAGAAGTTTTATTTAATTCTATTACGAAAAGCTTTTATGTAATGCTCTTTTAATAAATGCTCAATATCAGATTCTAAATAGTAAATTTTGTTGCCAACTTGAGAGAAAGAAATTTTTCCTTCATCGCGCCAAGTTTGTGCTGTTCGCTTTGAGATTTGTAGTTTCTTCAAAAAGTCATTGTTATTAACGTACTTTTCACTTGTTGGCGAAACTAATTGTTTTACATGTTTGTCTAAGCTATCAATTCTAGTAATTAAGTTTTGATAAGCATCTTGAGATAGGACTACGATTTCCATTTTGCTTTGTTTTTAAAGGTTAATAATTAATTGTCGCCTTTAAATTACAAGCATGGTTTTAATTAAGACATTAAAGCGATTCGATTGCGTTAGCTTGCATCACTTTGCTTAGAATAGATAATGCAGGCAAGAAGTTTTTAAATAAATCAAGGTTTTTCTTTTTATAATGTAAGTAAATTGTTTATAGAAGATTGAACAAATTAATTAAAACACTTGCATAATTCGAATTTGTCCGTAAATTTGTCCGTATCCGTAAAAACGTCCGTAATATGATTAATGTAAAATTTTACCTTGACAAAGCTGATAAAAGCAAAAGATTTCCAATACATCTTGTAATCAGGCAAAAAGATGTGCAAGTAAAAGTTGCAACTGGAGAAAAAATTTTCCAGAAAGATTGGGATGGAAAAAACCAAGTAGTAAAGGATTCGGAATACAGGCATAAATCAATTAATAAATTTTTATCTTTCTTAAAACAAGAGGTAGAGAAGTATTTTGATAGTGTTCCACATTCAAACTTTACTGACAAAAAAGTTAAAGAAAAAATTTTAGCCTTGGTTAATAGTAGAAAGGAGAATACAGATGTAAAAATTGTTTGTGAAGATGCAGCAGAATATATAGGCAAAGAAAAAGTGAAATTTCTTGACTTATTTGCAGGTGCAGGTGGTTTTAGTGAGGGGTTTTTGCAGGCAGAATATGGGGATAAGTACTATGATTTTTTATTAGGTAGTGATATAAATGAAAACTGTGAATTAACCCATTTAGCTAGATATAATTATCAATTAGGTTTAGATGCAGAGTTTTTATGTCAAGATATAACCGAACCAGACTTTTTAGATAATTTATTAAAAAAACTTAAGGGAGAACAGGTTGATGTAGTTTGCGGTGGACCGCCTTGTCAGAGTTTTAGTTTAGCTGGTAAACGAAAAAAATTTGACAAAAAAGATGATTTATTTGCGCACTATTTGACTGTAATTAGAACATTACGACCTAAATATTTTGTAATGGAAAACGTAAAAGGTATTCTAACAAAAGAAGGAGGGAAAATAAAGGATATGATTCTTCAAGAAATTAAGTCAATAGTAGATTTAAAAGAATTTAACCAACTACTTATGTTTCTTGCAAGGCTTAGGAAAGCCGAGAAAGAAAAGATATTTACTTTGGACTGCTATAACTTAAGGCTGCAATTCGAAAGTGCAAATGAGAAAGAACTTGAAAAATTAAAAGAAACTTATATTCAAATCATAGAAAATAAATTTAGAGTACTCACTCCTAAAATTGCTGATTATAAAACAAGTAAAACGGATATAAATATTAATACTATTCGTCATGGGTTTAACTTATTAAAGAGAAGTAAAGAGTTAGCTTACGTCAGAAAGAAAGTGATTTTAGAAAAAGCACATAGCGATTTAGATAATGATTTTTTTGCCGAAAAATTTGATGATTTTTTAACTTCTATAGAGGCTAATTCTATTATAGATAAAGTTAATGAGGCATTTAAAAATTTAAAACCGTCAAAACAATATCAAGGTGAGGTAGCTGAAATAATTTCAGCTTTAGAAATTTACAATTATTCTTTTGATGAGTGTATTGAAGGTTTAAAACCATTTGTTATTAAAGCAAAAGTTAATAATGAATTTCAAGAAATCTTATCTCATATAAGGTTATATAACATAGACCAACCTTTCGTCGCCCTAGCATCAAACTATGGTGTTCCTCAAAATAGAGAAAGAGTACTTTTTATTGGTTGTAGGAAAGACCAAAAGCTCGTTAAAACAGTTCCTGCTACTGTTTCTGAAAATGAAAAAGTTACAGTATTTGAAGCGTTATTTGATTTGAATTTTATTGGAAATGATGATGAGAAATTTGATTATGAGAAGATTGATTTAAAAGCTCAATATAATGGTTCGACAGAAAAGATGAAATCTTTAATTAAAAAGAGGACTATTGATGGAAAGCCAGACGAGAAAAAGGGATTGACTTATGCGGAATGGTCTAAAAAAGGAAGATTAAATGGAAGATTCGTTAATGCGAAAAATCCTTTTTATGTTAAAAATTCAGATGAACTTGAAAACACATTAACACATATTGTCGCTCCATTACATAATCATAAGACAAGTAAACAAAATGATGATGTAATAAAAAGACTAGATGTTATTTTGAATACAGGAGATTATGATTTAGCGAAAAAAGAACTAAGAAAAATTGGACTTGATTCAGAAAAAAGAAATTATAATGTTTTAAAGCCTGATTCTCAAAGTCCAACTGTAATGACTATACCAGATGATTATATTCATTTTGCTAGCCCCAGAGCTTTAACTGTTAGAGAAATGGCGAGATTACAATCGTTTGATGATTCGTTTGTTTTTCAGGGGAAACGTTCAACTGGTGGAAATAAACGTAAATTTGAAGTGCCTCAATTTACTTTAGTTGGTAATGCGGTTCCGCCACTCATGGCTAGGGCAGTTGCGTTAGAAATATTAAAAAATATTAAATAGTATTTAATGAGACAATTATCAACCGTTGAAATAAATAGAATAAAACTTCTAACTGAAAAGTCTGTTGAACTTTGTTTAATTGAACCAACAGGTACTGGGCTTGAAAAATCTATAATGGATGCTACTGGTTCAGTAAGAACCTATTTGAAAGCGAATAATATTCATGATTTTGAAGCGCAAAAACAAGGGCCTGATAATAAAATTCAAATTCGATCTTTTTTAATTGAAGCTAACGACATACTAGATTCAGTTGCATCTTTATACAGACCAAATACTAAAAAAGGAGACCCAAGAATTTGGTTTAAAGGACTAGGTAATTATTCAAAAGCAAATGATATTTTAGGAATAATAGCATTTGAAGATAAATTATATGTTTTGAATATCACAAGACTTGATTTACATAAGCTGATTGATAGTAAAATTATTAATCCTCTTCAAGAATTAGTTAATGAAATTAATCAAATTTCAAATGAAGTTTCTGATGAACTTTTAGGTTTATTGAATAAAATTGCGGCAAGAGGACCTGTACCCGCAATGCTTAAAGCAGATACAGCAATTGGCAGAACATTAGAGACTTTACTAGGTATTGATATTAATTCTTCGAAAAAACCAGATTATAAAGGAATTGAATTAAAATCATTTAGAGATAAGCGAGGTAATAGGAAAAATTTATTTGCACAGGTTCCTGATTGGAATTTAAGTAAGTTTAAAAGTTCGGCAGAAATTTTAAATGCTTTTGGCTATAATAGAGGAGATGATTTTAAATTGTATTGTACAGTTTCGTCTCTTGTTAGAAATTCTCAAGGATTAAAGCTTAAAATGGATACAGAGATAAGTCAATTAATTGAAAATTCTGACAAGCCAAACATTGGTGATTTTGTTGTTTGGGGTTTGGAAACATTGCATAGTCGATTACTTGAAAAACATAATGAAACTTTTTGGATAGCAGCAGACTCTGTTACAATTGGAGGAAAAGAGCATTTTCAGTATAAAAAAGTAGAGCATACTAAAAAGCCAATTGTTTCTCAGTTTGATATTTTATTAGAACAAGGAATAATCACATTAGACCATTTAATAAA
This window of the Bacteroidota bacterium genome carries:
- a CDS encoding helix-turn-helix domain-containing protein, whose translation is MEIVVLSQDAYQNLITRIDSLDKHVKQLVSPTSEKYVNNNDFLKKLQISKRTAQTWRDEGKISFSQVGNKIYYLESDIEHLLKEHYIKAFRNRIK
- a CDS encoding DNA cytosine methyltransferase is translated as MINVKFYLDKADKSKRFPIHLVIRQKDVQVKVATGEKIFQKDWDGKNQVVKDSEYRHKSINKFLSFLKQEVEKYFDSVPHSNFTDKKVKEKILALVNSRKENTDVKIVCEDAAEYIGKEKVKFLDLFAGAGGFSEGFLQAEYGDKYYDFLLGSDINENCELTHLARYNYQLGLDAEFLCQDITEPDFLDNLLKKLKGEQVDVVCGGPPCQSFSLAGKRKKFDKKDDLFAHYLTVIRTLRPKYFVMENVKGILTKEGGKIKDMILQEIKSIVDLKEFNQLLMFLARLRKAEKEKIFTLDCYNLRLQFESANEKELEKLKETYIQIIENKFRVLTPKIADYKTSKTDININTIRHGFNLLKRSKELAYVRKKVILEKAHSDLDNDFFAEKFDDFLTSIEANSIIDKVNEAFKNLKPSKQYQGEVAEIISALEIYNYSFDECIEGLKPFVIKAKVNNEFQEILSHIRLYNIDQPFVALASNYGVPQNRERVLFIGCRKDQKLVKTVPATVSENEKVTVFEALFDLNFIGNDDEKFDYEKIDLKAQYNGSTEKMKSLIKKRTIDGKPDEKKGLTYAEWSKKGRLNGRFVNAKNPFYVKNSDELENTLTHIVAPLHNHKTSKQNDDVIKRLDVILNTGDYDLAKKELRKIGLDSEKRNYNVLKPDSQSPTVMTIPDDYIHFASPRALTVREMARLQSFDDSFVFQGKRSTGGNKRKFEVPQFTLVGNAVPPLMARAVALEILKNIK
- a CDS encoding MvaI/BcnI restriction endonuclease family protein produces the protein MRQLSTVEINRIKLLTEKSVELCLIEPTGTGLEKSIMDATGSVRTYLKANNIHDFEAQKQGPDNKIQIRSFLIEANDILDSVASLYRPNTKKGDPRIWFKGLGNYSKANDILGIIAFEDKLYVLNITRLDLHKLIDSKIINPLQELVNEINQISNEVSDELLGLLNKIAARGPVPAMLKADTAIGRTLETLLGIDINSSKKPDYKGIELKSFRDKRGNRKNLFAQVPDWNLSKFKSSAEILNAFGYNRGDDFKLYCTVSSLVRNSQGLKLKMDTEISQLIENSDKPNIGDFVVWGLETLHSRLLEKHNETFWIAADSVTIGGKEHFQYKKVEHTKKPIVSQFDILLEQGIITLDHLIKRKSTGSVVEKGPIFKIKPNALDLLFPPSKSYSLIPK